The proteins below come from a single Balneolaceae bacterium genomic window:
- a CDS encoding HU family DNA-binding protein: MNREFLIAFKDVMREQFVNKNRVELEGLGQFEVVHKEQHQKTYDNGKVVMMPPEDVLEFKSNIRISYDN; this comes from the coding sequence ATGAACAGAGAATTCTTAATAGCGTTTAAAGATGTAATGAGAGAGCAGTTTGTCAACAAAAACCGTGTTGAACTGGAGGGGTTAGGGCAATTTGAAGTTGTTCATAAAGAACAACATCAGAAAACATACGATAATGGAAAAGTTGTGATGATGCCGCCGGAAGATGTTCTTGAATTTAAATCAAATATCAGGATCTCTTATGACAATTGA
- a CDS encoding SPOR domain-containing protein, which produces MTIDKKQLVELLVEKTSMNEEEIKTQLDQLIERILDAAKRGKALEIKEFGLFYFDEEGELRFDPADELSTEISFKYAGMKPVELKPERDTSIPVEKDTEEKVDEEVDKTEGEDEDDPFTTPFEEPETDDIGEPEEVTKKAEKPAEEDESPFDFESEEDDTKEKEEADVDFISDPFSDEALEPLEEPVEEEEETKRTKIEDIKPATREPVKKKDNTGVFILIAIVIIAVLIGGYFYYIGTQSQSMDETISPTTNQMESGVNESNDTGAEQLNPEESQSGGGETAPNQQMASGNQGTSEQAGSNQSTDDEILSGTGVSVTETDQPMYGLKGTIIEEANNGYSIVVHSFRNENNAMQTAEQLRADGYRVIVSSRTVYENQVWRVSVGQFETLGNAQEAATQLPAPYNTQNFIQRIRIN; this is translated from the coding sequence ATGACAATTGATAAGAAGCAACTTGTTGAACTGTTGGTTGAAAAAACCAGCATGAATGAAGAAGAAATTAAAACTCAGTTAGATCAGCTAATTGAGCGGATTTTAGATGCTGCAAAACGGGGTAAGGCGTTAGAGATTAAAGAGTTTGGTCTGTTTTATTTTGATGAAGAGGGAGAGTTGCGGTTTGATCCGGCTGATGAATTAAGTACCGAAATTAGTTTTAAGTACGCCGGTATGAAACCTGTTGAACTGAAGCCTGAACGGGACACCTCTATTCCTGTTGAAAAAGATACTGAAGAGAAGGTTGATGAAGAGGTGGATAAGACGGAAGGAGAAGATGAAGATGATCCGTTTACCACTCCTTTTGAGGAGCCTGAGACTGATGATATTGGAGAACCGGAAGAGGTGACTAAAAAAGCTGAAAAGCCTGCAGAAGAGGACGAATCGCCCTTTGATTTTGAGAGTGAAGAAGACGACACCAAAGAAAAAGAGGAAGCAGATGTTGATTTTATATCTGACCCGTTTTCAGATGAAGCACTTGAACCACTTGAAGAACCGGTTGAAGAAGAAGAGGAGACGAAGAGGACAAAAATTGAAGATATTAAGCCCGCCACAAGGGAACCGGTTAAGAAAAAAGATAATACCGGTGTATTTATTTTAATCGCAATTGTTATTATTGCTGTTCTTATTGGTGGCTATTTCTACTATATAGGAACCCAGTCGCAAAGCATGGATGAGACAATTTCTCCTACGACAAACCAGATGGAATCCGGCGTAAATGAAAGTAATGATACAGGCGCGGAACAATTGAATCCGGAAGAGTCTCAATCAGGTGGAGGTGAAACTGCTCCAAATCAACAGATGGCGTCTGGAAACCAGGGAACTTCGGAACAAGCCGGTTCGAATCAGAGTACAGATGATGAGATCCTATCAGGCACAGGTGTTTCAGTTACAGAGACCGACCAGCCCATGTATGGTTTAAAAGGAACAATTATTGAGGAAGCAAATAACGGCTACTCCATCGTTGTACACTCATTCAGAAACGAAAACAACGCAATGCAGACTGCCGAACAGCTTCGGGCAGACGGTTACCGGGTCATTGTATCCTCAAGAACTGTATATGAGAACCAGGTTTGGCGCGTTAGCGTAGGCCAGTTTGAAACACTTGGGAATGCGCAAGAAGCTGCTACACAGCTGCCGGCACCTTATAACACTCAAAATTTCATCCAAAGAATACGTATTAATTAA
- a CDS encoding MotA/TolQ/ExbB proton channel family protein: MNIIYIFLLQAQPTEADTLAEMLQEDATMSFFDILSQGGILMIPLFLLSIAAIYVIAERWRTVENSKMDINQTLNSIETLLKSGSQERAIQYCEQFDKPLARILKSGIRRLGRPISTIEDAIHHAGKKEIFLLEKRMNWLATIAGVAPLVGFTGTVTGMIRAFMDIQSLQGNVNPSVLAGGIWEALITTATGLIVGIIAYGFYNYLLGKINRMIFELENASADFVDLLQAPSNNKRQEKEA; the protein is encoded by the coding sequence ATGAATATCATCTACATTTTTCTACTCCAGGCTCAGCCAACAGAAGCCGATACACTTGCTGAAATGTTACAGGAGGATGCTACCATGTCCTTCTTTGATATCCTGTCCCAGGGCGGCATCTTGATGATTCCGCTTTTTCTGTTATCCATAGCTGCCATTTATGTTATTGCAGAGAGATGGAGAACAGTTGAAAATTCTAAGATGGATATCAATCAAACCCTGAACAGTATTGAAACACTATTAAAATCAGGGAGCCAGGAACGGGCAATCCAGTACTGCGAACAGTTTGATAAGCCACTGGCGAGAATCCTGAAATCCGGTATTCGCCGGTTAGGACGCCCCATAAGCACTATTGAGGATGCGATACATCATGCAGGAAAAAAAGAGATTTTTCTTCTTGAAAAACGAATGAACTGGCTGGCAACTATTGCTGGTGTGGCTCCGCTGGTCGGGTTTACGGGAACTGTAACCGGGATGATTCGTGCATTTATGGATATCCAGTCACTCCAGGGAAATGTAAATCCAAGCGTGCTGGCAGGTGGAATCTGGGAAGCTCTTATTACCACAGCAACCGGACTGATAGTAGGAATTATTGCTTATGGCTTTTACAACTACCTGCTTGGTAAAATTAATCGCATGATTTTTGAACTTGAAAATGCATCTGCCGATTTCGTAGATCTTCTCCAGGCACCTTCAAATAATAAACGCCAGGAAAAGGAGGCTTAA
- a CDS encoding biopolymer transporter ExbD — translation MNFREDRNVMEPLSMFSQSSLTDIILLLLIFFLLTSSFVTNFGIRVNVPQAESSVSSQSQQISVAVTPEGNFFVDGNQVDRVSLSNAIRQAYQEKPGASLVVRADRDARVDDAVRAMNIGKALNMNIIMATERN, via the coding sequence ATGAATTTTCGTGAAGACAGGAACGTCATGGAGCCGCTCTCCATGTTCTCGCAGTCATCCCTGACAGATATTATTCTATTACTCCTGATTTTTTTCCTGTTGACATCCTCGTTTGTAACAAATTTCGGAATTCGTGTGAATGTGCCTCAAGCTGAATCGAGTGTGAGTTCGCAATCGCAGCAAATTTCCGTTGCTGTAACACCTGAGGGTAACTTTTTTGTGGATGGAAACCAGGTTGACCGCGTTTCATTATCAAATGCTATCAGGCAGGCATATCAGGAAAAGCCCGGAGCTTCGTTAGTAGTACGTGCCGATCGTGATGCGAGGGTTGATGATGCCGTTCGCGCAATGAATATCGGGAAAGCACTGAATATGAATATTATAATGGCAACCGAGAGAAATTAG
- a CDS encoding TonB family protein — protein sequence MVDWIKNHIDEEDRFGIAITGAIHIVLLIIALLYTIEPNMNRAAFMEVTLGEFRSGTLAQQSEVQNEQVATRPNPSEVEPEEVDPEITQPVETPQNPVEETTKPVDLPDQEEDVPDDETVQTPETDVINPENEEETEEVIEEVVPPQTQEDEEITEGVENSGDERGTSGDPNVDQGPGNTPDKSAPYDLQWEGELNRTPMVQPLPDNQTNEEAVITIRFEVHPDGSLGRVIPLKKMNPELEREVMRTLRSWRFSRLPSGAPQEPQWGTITFRFVLE from the coding sequence ATGGTTGATTGGATAAAGAACCATATCGATGAAGAAGACCGCTTTGGAATAGCTATTACGGGAGCTATTCATATTGTGCTCCTTATCATCGCTCTTCTTTATACAATTGAACCCAACATGAACCGTGCGGCTTTTATGGAAGTGACTCTTGGAGAATTCAGGAGCGGTACGCTTGCCCAGCAGTCAGAGGTTCAAAATGAGCAGGTTGCAACCCGTCCCAATCCCTCTGAAGTTGAACCTGAAGAAGTAGATCCTGAAATTACCCAGCCTGTAGAAACACCTCAAAACCCTGTTGAAGAAACTACAAAACCGGTAGATCTGCCCGATCAGGAAGAGGACGTACCGGATGATGAAACCGTTCAAACACCAGAAACGGATGTTATTAATCCTGAGAATGAGGAGGAGACTGAAGAGGTGATAGAGGAGGTTGTTCCCCCGCAAACCCAGGAAGATGAAGAGATTACGGAAGGAGTGGAAAACAGTGGAGATGAGCGTGGTACATCCGGTGATCCTAATGTGGACCAGGGTCCGGGGAATACGCCCGATAAATCAGCTCCGTACGATCTGCAGTGGGAAGGAGAACTCAACCGAACTCCAATGGTTCAGCCCCTGCCCGACAATCAAACCAATGAAGAAGCGGTTATTACGATTCGCTTTGAAGTACATCCCGACGGTTCACTCGGGCGAGTTATACCTCTCAAAAAAATGAACCCTGAACTGGAGCGCGAAGTGATGAGAACCCTGCGAAGCTGGCGATTTTCACGACTTCCATCCGGCGCCCCACAGGAACCGCAGTGGGGTACCATTACATTTAGATTCGTTCTGGAGTAA
- a CDS encoding glycogen/starch/alpha-glucan phosphorylase, with amino-acid sequence MNKKNKIDPRSGMDIDSFREDIKQHLKYTLSKDKYSATEWDNYRSIVLAVMDRLHERWIDTQQGYYTDNVKRVYYLSMEYLIGRLLDNMLINLGLQDVAAEAMEDVGLDYDDIRNTEWDAGLGNGGLGRLAACFLDSMATLGIPATGYGIRYDYGIFYQSIQNGYQVEKPDLWLRYGNPWDIVRPKIQYDVPFYGNSHAYHDEEGELQFEWKNTHDVLAVAYDTPIPGYKNDVVNNLRLWRATSSSSIDLKSFNQGQYIDAVRDTQLNENISRVLYPNDKIFVGQELRLKQEFFLVAASMQDILKRFKKTEDDWRKLPEKIAIQCNDTHPNLAIPELMRFLVDEEDLSWELAWDITTETMAYTNHTLLPEALEKWPVSLLRNLLPRHLQIIYEINSRFLEKVQAKSGDDRGKVSRMSIIGEGEDPVVHMAHLGIVGSRKINGVAALHSKLLKKTLFRDFYEMFPERFTNKTNGITPRRWLRQCNRGFADLISDKIGEGWITDLDQLKQLEEFAEDNTFVEKFVEIKQENKQHLADYIKENRDIDIDINSMFDIQIKRIHEYKRQLMLTLYAITLYNRLKENPDLDIVPRTILVAGKAAPGYTMAKLFIKLMNDVGEKINNDKEINGKLKFIFLGNYSVTLAEKMIPAANLSEQISTAGFEASGTGNMKFALNGALTIGTLDGANVEIKEEVGDENIFIFGNTVDDVDKLRHQGYNPWEFYEGHPELKKAIDQIRDGFFNEDKKLFHPIVDSLLNKGDYFLVLADYEAYINKQAEVDKLYKDQDEWNRKAILNTARVGKFSSDRTIRDYAEEIWRVDVDR; translated from the coding sequence ATGAATAAAAAGAACAAAATTGACCCCCGCAGCGGAATGGATATTGATTCCTTCCGGGAAGATATCAAGCAACATCTTAAATATACCCTCTCTAAAGACAAATACTCGGCAACTGAGTGGGACAACTACCGGAGTATTGTCCTGGCCGTGATGGATCGACTTCATGAACGCTGGATCGATACACAACAAGGCTATTATACCGACAATGTAAAGCGTGTGTATTATCTCTCAATGGAATATTTAATTGGGCGATTACTGGACAACATGCTCATCAATCTTGGATTGCAGGATGTAGCTGCTGAAGCGATGGAAGATGTTGGCCTGGATTATGATGATATCCGGAATACTGAATGGGATGCCGGTCTTGGCAATGGTGGCCTGGGACGTCTTGCAGCATGTTTTCTTGATTCGATGGCTACACTTGGAATTCCAGCTACAGGGTATGGCATTCGGTATGATTATGGAATTTTTTATCAATCCATTCAGAATGGATACCAGGTTGAAAAGCCGGATCTCTGGTTGCGCTATGGAAATCCCTGGGATATTGTCCGCCCAAAAATTCAGTACGATGTTCCGTTTTATGGAAATTCACATGCCTACCATGATGAAGAAGGCGAACTGCAATTCGAATGGAAAAACACACATGATGTACTTGCCGTAGCATACGATACCCCTATTCCCGGATACAAAAATGATGTGGTTAACAACCTAAGGCTTTGGAGAGCTACCTCATCATCATCTATTGATCTGAAGAGCTTTAACCAGGGACAATATATAGATGCGGTACGGGATACACAGTTGAATGAAAATATTTCACGGGTTCTCTATCCCAATGACAAAATATTTGTGGGACAAGAACTTCGGCTGAAACAGGAGTTCTTTCTTGTAGCTGCGTCTATGCAGGATATTTTAAAACGATTCAAAAAAACTGAAGATGACTGGCGTAAACTGCCTGAAAAGATTGCCATTCAGTGCAATGATACCCATCCCAACCTGGCTATTCCTGAATTAATGAGATTTTTGGTAGACGAGGAAGATCTCTCATGGGAGTTGGCGTGGGATATCACAACGGAAACAATGGCTTACACCAATCATACGCTTCTGCCTGAGGCATTGGAAAAATGGCCGGTTTCACTGCTTAGAAATCTCCTGCCACGGCATCTCCAGATTATTTATGAAATCAATAGCCGATTCCTTGAAAAAGTGCAAGCCAAATCTGGAGATGACAGAGGCAAAGTCAGCCGTATGTCAATTATCGGCGAAGGAGAAGATCCCGTTGTGCATATGGCCCACCTGGGAATTGTAGGTTCACGAAAAATTAACGGGGTAGCAGCACTCCACAGCAAATTGCTTAAGAAAACACTGTTCCGTGATTTTTATGAGATGTTTCCTGAGCGGTTCACCAATAAAACCAATGGAATTACACCCCGGCGATGGCTCCGGCAGTGTAACCGCGGTTTTGCAGATCTGATTTCAGACAAAATTGGGGAAGGCTGGATTACCGATCTTGATCAGCTAAAGCAACTTGAAGAGTTTGCTGAGGACAATACGTTTGTGGAAAAATTTGTTGAGATCAAACAAGAAAATAAACAGCACCTTGCCGATTACATCAAAGAGAATCGTGATATTGATATAGATATTAACTCTATGTTTGATATCCAGATCAAACGGATTCACGAGTACAAGCGTCAGTTGATGCTCACACTTTATGCCATAACGCTGTACAATCGTCTCAAGGAAAATCCGGATTTAGACATTGTTCCGCGTACCATCCTTGTAGCCGGAAAAGCCGCACCAGGTTATACAATGGCTAAATTGTTCATTAAACTGATGAACGATGTTGGTGAAAAAATTAATAATGACAAGGAGATTAACGGTAAGCTCAAATTTATTTTCCTGGGCAATTACAGCGTCACACTGGCTGAGAAAATGATTCCTGCTGCAAACTTATCTGAACAGATCTCAACAGCGGGATTCGAGGCCTCGGGAACCGGGAATATGAAGTTCGCGCTGAATGGTGCTCTGACCATCGGTACTTTGGACGGCGCTAATGTGGAGATCAAGGAGGAAGTTGGAGATGAAAATATCTTCATTTTCGGAAACACGGTTGATGATGTGGATAAACTTCGACACCAGGGATACAACCCGTGGGAATTTTACGAAGGACATCCTGAACTGAAGAAAGCGATTGATCAGATTCGTGACGGATTCTTTAATGAGGATAAAAAGCTCTTCCACCCGATTGTGGACTCTTTACTCAACAAAGGCGATTACTTCCTTGTACTGGCTGATTATGAGGCTTACATCAATAAACAAGCCGAAGTGGATAAGCTTTACAAAGATCAGGATGAATGGAATCGAAAAGCGATCTTAAATACGGCTCGCGTTGGTAAGTTTTCATCTGACCGTACCATTCGGGATTATGCCGAAGAGATTTGGCGTGTTGATGTGGATCGGTAA
- the ispE gene encoding 4-(cytidine 5'-diphospho)-2-C-methyl-D-erythritol kinase — protein MWIANSYAKINLGLHVLERLPTGYHNIETGFCFIEWNDRFEVKESDSFNLKLTNYSIPTDENNLITQAYNAFNRYIGLKNHYSFNIKKNIPTGAGLGGGSSNAALTLRMLNKLEKIGLSEEELIDLSRDLGADIPFFIKGKTGLGTGLGNEIEPLDIQPDGWILTIYPDFESSTAEAYKNCEPNPNPEFSIKRILTEEELEEWRYLLQNDLEPPVIVRNHLIGNIKDQLYDFGAAYSAMSGSGSSVFGIFEQDFVAIQAYESFHDLGFATNLTKPGFTPDYGIYLKEV, from the coding sequence ATGTGGATAGCCAATTCGTACGCAAAAATAAATCTCGGACTTCATGTGTTGGAACGGCTGCCAACCGGGTATCATAATATTGAAACCGGGTTTTGCTTTATCGAATGGAACGACCGGTTTGAAGTGAAAGAGAGTGATTCATTCAATCTGAAACTTACCAATTACTCTATACCTACCGACGAAAATAATCTAATTACACAAGCGTACAACGCCTTCAATCGCTATATCGGACTGAAAAATCACTACTCGTTTAATATCAAAAAAAATATCCCGACAGGTGCAGGACTCGGCGGCGGAAGCAGTAATGCTGCATTAACTCTTCGGATGTTGAATAAACTGGAAAAAATCGGCCTTTCGGAAGAAGAACTGATCGATCTGAGCCGGGATCTTGGAGCAGATATACCCTTTTTTATAAAAGGAAAAACCGGACTTGGAACAGGATTAGGAAACGAAATTGAACCGCTTGATATACAGCCTGACGGATGGATTTTAACAATCTATCCCGATTTTGAATCTTCAACAGCAGAAGCGTATAAGAATTGCGAACCGAATCCAAATCCGGAGTTTTCCATCAAAAGAATTTTAACCGAGGAGGAGCTTGAGGAATGGCGGTATCTTCTTCAAAATGACCTTGAACCACCGGTCATTGTCCGAAATCACCTGATTGGAAATATTAAGGATCAACTTTATGATTTTGGCGCAGCCTATTCTGCGATGAGCGGAAGTGGTTCTTCAGTTTTTGGGATTTTTGAACAAGATTTTGTTGCAATTCAAGCCTACGAATCGTTTCATGATCTTGGATTCGCAACAAATTTAACGAAACCGGGATTTACACCCGATTATGGAATCTATCTAAAAGAAGTTTGA
- a CDS encoding SemiSWEET transporter, with amino-acid sequence MDFHTIIGLTAGFCTTIAFLPQALKTWKTKSAKDLSLGMYSVFCTGILLWLTYGIMIQDIPIILTNVVSMILASSILYFKLSFKD; translated from the coding sequence ATGGATTTTCATACCATTATCGGTTTAACTGCCGGATTTTGCACCACAATTGCATTTCTGCCCCAGGCTTTAAAAACCTGGAAAACCAAATCAGCTAAAGATCTGTCCTTAGGAATGTACTCTGTATTTTGCACAGGCATACTTTTATGGCTTACCTACGGAATTATGATTCAGGATATTCCTATCATTCTCACGAATGTTGTTTCCATGATTCTGGCATCAAGTATCTTATATTTTAAATTGAGTTTTAAAGACTAA
- a CDS encoding HD domain-containing protein, with product MILIDIPEKHQAIFKSIGEAADSLDQRVFVVGGYVRDYYLQNRNSETKDIDFVTVGSGIQLAKKVAESLNASNISVFKQFGTAQVKYNDLDLEFVGARKESYRRNSRKPIVEDGTLEDDQLRRDLTINALSWCLNPDSFGVLHDPFEGIRDLQNEIIRTPIDPEKTFDDDPLRMMRAVRFATQLDFSIENETMDAIKKMAHRLSIISKERIIDELNKIVMAPRPSIGFTLLLESNLLDEFFPEMVELKGVDEKKGQRHKDNFWHTLKVLDNVAEVSNDLWLRWAAIMHDIAKPVTKKFVKGTGWTFHGHDAVGAKWVPRIFRRLGLPLDDRMKYVKKLVRLHLRPIALVSDEVSDSAIRRLIYEAGDEIDDLMTLCRADITSKNEWRVKKYLQNFDRVEKKIEEVEKKDRIRKWKNPISGDEIMNVLGVKPGPIVGEVKENIKNAILDGEIPNDHDEAYQYLLRIKEKFQNKMED from the coding sequence ATGATTTTGATCGATATTCCTGAAAAACACCAAGCAATTTTTAAATCCATTGGCGAAGCTGCAGACTCATTGGATCAGCGGGTTTTTGTGGTAGGTGGCTACGTCCGTGATTATTATTTACAAAACCGGAATTCCGAGACTAAAGATATCGACTTTGTAACAGTTGGTTCCGGTATTCAACTTGCCAAAAAAGTGGCTGAGAGTCTTAATGCATCGAACATTTCGGTATTCAAACAGTTTGGAACGGCCCAGGTAAAATACAACGACCTGGATCTTGAATTTGTCGGGGCCCGAAAAGAGAGCTACCGCCGAAATTCACGCAAACCGATTGTTGAAGACGGTACGCTTGAGGATGATCAGCTTCGGCGCGATTTGACCATTAACGCACTTTCATGGTGCCTGAACCCTGATTCTTTTGGCGTTTTACATGACCCGTTTGAGGGAATCCGGGATCTTCAGAATGAGATTATCCGCACACCGATCGACCCGGAAAAAACATTTGATGACGATCCGCTGCGAATGATGCGTGCGGTCCGTTTTGCAACACAACTGGACTTTTCTATCGAGAATGAAACGATGGACGCCATCAAAAAGATGGCACACCGGTTATCAATTATTTCAAAAGAGAGAATTATTGATGAACTGAATAAAATTGTGATGGCTCCAAGACCATCCATTGGATTTACTTTATTATTGGAATCGAATTTACTGGATGAGTTTTTCCCGGAGATGGTAGAATTAAAAGGAGTTGATGAAAAAAAGGGGCAACGGCACAAAGACAATTTCTGGCATACTCTGAAAGTACTCGACAATGTTGCTGAGGTCAGCAATGATCTCTGGCTTCGGTGGGCGGCTATCATGCACGACATTGCTAAACCTGTTACCAAGAAATTTGTGAAAGGAACGGGATGGACGTTTCACGGGCACGATGCAGTTGGAGCTAAATGGGTTCCCCGAATCTTCAGGCGTCTTGGCCTTCCCCTTGATGACCGAATGAAATACGTTAAAAAACTGGTACGGCTTCACCTCCGCCCGATCGCTTTGGTATCAGATGAAGTCAGCGACAGTGCCATCCGCCGGTTAATCTACGAAGCTGGTGATGAAATTGACGATTTAATGACTCTTTGCCGTGCCGACATCACCAGTAAAAATGAGTGGAGAGTTAAAAAATATCTCCAGAATTTTGATCGGGTTGAAAAGAAGATTGAAGAGGTTGAAAAGAAAGATCGAATCAGGAAATGGAAAAATCCTATCAGTGGTGATGAAATTATGAACGTACTGGGTGTAAAACCCGGACCGATTGTGGGAGAAGTAAAAGAGAACATAAAAAATGCTATCTTGGATGGAGAAATTCCCAACGACCATGATGAAGCCTACCAATACCTGCTTCGGATTAAAGAAAAATTTCAAAATAAAATGGAGGATTAA
- a CDS encoding cation diffusion facilitator family transporter, which produces MQDQNRVRKALTISFLISFLSLCAKMVAYYLTDSTTAMSDAAESVVHVFAVGFVLYGFFLSMKPADDDHLYGHEKIEFLSVGVEGAVIILASFSILYLAINNLIFGFELQNLDTGIYLVGLAAVINLILGLYLRKVGKEEDNVIVKSNGKHVLTDVWTSAGVIITLLLIQWIGWIYLDTIVSISIAIFIFYEGFKLIKYSVKGIMDTRDPDVHNALLDVLKDNLPGTINSWHHLRHRTSGQTTWVELHIVFKADVSLKKAHDDATILERRLIDAINSDAIVTLHLEPEEPYDDIHDLLEGANKNRDLDDFI; this is translated from the coding sequence ATGCAAGATCAAAATCGTGTACGTAAAGCATTAACTATCAGTTTTTTGATCTCCTTTCTGTCGCTGTGTGCCAAGATGGTTGCCTATTATTTAACAGATTCAACCACAGCAATGTCAGATGCTGCCGAGTCTGTTGTGCACGTATTTGCAGTCGGTTTTGTTTTGTATGGATTTTTTCTGAGCATGAAACCAGCCGATGATGATCATCTTTACGGACATGAAAAAATCGAATTTTTATCCGTAGGAGTAGAAGGTGCAGTTATTATTCTTGCTTCATTTTCAATTCTGTACCTGGCTATTAATAATCTCATTTTTGGGTTCGAACTCCAGAACCTGGATACAGGCATATATTTGGTTGGATTGGCAGCTGTGATCAATCTAATTCTTGGGCTCTATCTCAGAAAAGTTGGCAAAGAGGAAGACAATGTTATTGTAAAAAGTAACGGTAAACATGTTTTAACTGATGTTTGGACAAGTGCCGGTGTTATCATCACGTTATTGCTTATTCAATGGATTGGATGGATTTATCTCGATACGATTGTAAGTATATCTATCGCAATCTTTATTTTTTATGAAGGGTTCAAGCTTATTAAATACTCTGTAAAAGGAATTATGGATACCAGAGATCCTGACGTACACAATGCACTCCTGGATGTTTTAAAAGACAATCTGCCCGGTACTATTAATAGCTGGCACCACCTCCGCCATCGTACTTCGGGCCAGACAACATGGGTTGAGTTACATATTGTTTTTAAAGCGGATGTGAGTTTGAAAAAGGCTCATGATGATGCAACAATACTTGAACGCAGGCTCATTGATGCCATAAATAGTGATGCTATTGTGACTCTTCACCTTGAACCCGAAGAACCCTATGATGATATTCACGATCTGCTGGAAGGAGCGAATAAGAACAGGGATCTGGATGATTTTATTTGA
- a CDS encoding sugar phosphate nucleotidyltransferase codes for MKLIIPMAGRGTRVRPHSHTTPKPLLPVAGTMIVERIVETFGRTLDRTIDEIVFILGPDFGQEIKDTLKNMSDRQNAKATFRVQEEALGTAHAVYSAKEDLDGEVIIVFADTIFDSYDKVSVEEADSVIWLKEVEDPSRFGVAVHEGETITDFVEKPSEPISNLAIIGVYYFKEGKDLQKEIQYLLDNEIKGHGDEYQLTDALDRLLKGGKVFKKATVDEWLDCGTLPAWLETTGEILKKEKHEYGSYEDTIIHPPVFIGDDVTITGSEIGPNVSIEAGSTIQNSTIKSSIIQEQATIKNSDLEKSTIGKHAQTKRAKGTFHIGDHSIIDQR; via the coding sequence ATGAAATTGATTATTCCCATGGCCGGCAGAGGAACCCGTGTTCGGCCTCACTCTCATACCACACCAAAACCATTATTACCTGTTGCAGGCACCATGATTGTAGAACGAATTGTGGAAACCTTTGGGCGCACACTCGATCGCACAATCGATGAGATTGTATTTATTCTTGGACCCGACTTTGGGCAGGAGATCAAAGACACCCTGAAGAATATGAGTGACCGGCAGAATGCCAAAGCAACCTTTCGTGTGCAGGAAGAAGCTCTGGGAACCGCTCATGCCGTTTATTCCGCAAAGGAAGATCTTGATGGCGAAGTGATTATCGTATTTGCCGACACAATTTTCGACTCGTATGACAAGGTGTCTGTTGAAGAAGCCGACAGCGTCATCTGGCTAAAAGAGGTGGAAGACCCGTCTCGATTTGGAGTAGCCGTTCATGAGGGAGAAACCATTACCGATTTTGTTGAAAAACCGAGTGAACCGATTTCCAACCTCGCTATCATTGGCGTGTACTATTTCAAAGAGGGTAAAGATCTGCAGAAGGAGATTCAGTATTTGCTCGATAACGAGATCAAAGGCCATGGCGATGAATACCAGCTTACGGATGCCCTGGACCGACTTCTAAAAGGCGGTAAAGTGTTCAAAAAGGCTACGGTTGATGAATGGCTGGATTGCGGAACTCTACCCGCATGGCTGGAAACGACCGGTGAAATCCTGAAGAAAGAGAAGCATGAATATGGTTCTTATGAAGATACCATCATCCACCCCCCGGTTTTTATTGGTGATGATGTGACGATTACCGGAAGTGAGATCGGGCCGAATGTAAGCATTGAAGCCGGTTCAACCATCCAGAATAGCACCATCAAAAGCTCCATCATCCAGGAGCAGGCTACCATTAAAAACTCCGATCTTGAGAAATCAACGATTGGAAAACATGCTCAAACCAAGCGTGCGAAAGGAACGTTTCACATTGGGGATCATTCGATAATCGATCAGAGGTAG